Proteins encoded in a region of the Gulosibacter sediminis genome:
- a CDS encoding enolase C-terminal domain-like protein, whose product MSNVTIDKVEVVPVAGHDSMLLNLSGAHGPFFTRNVVIVTDSDGREGLGEVPGGEPIRKTIEEAGAELIGKPVAQFRTLLREVGERFSDRDAGGRGLQTFDLRTTVHAVTGLESALLDVHAQFLGITVAELLGGQHRSSVPMLGYLFYVADPDRTDLGYLREQDASDEWFRLRREEAMDPDGIVALAKAAANRYGFKDFKLKGGVLDGNSEADAVTALKEAFPDARITLDPNGGWLLDDAVKLADRLRPVLAYAEDPVGAEGRFSGREVMSEFKRRTGLRTATNMIATDWREMSHAVRTNAVDIPLADPHFWTMAGSTRVAQLCHDFDLTWGSHSNNHFDISLAMFTQVGAAAPGEITALDTHWIWQDGQGLTKQPLEIRGGEIAVPNKAGLGIELDRDRLQEAHELYVQHGLGSRDDAIGMQYLIEGWSFDPKSPCLVR is encoded by the coding sequence ATGAGCAATGTGACGATCGACAAGGTCGAGGTTGTGCCGGTTGCCGGCCACGACTCGATGCTGCTGAACCTTTCCGGCGCGCACGGCCCGTTCTTCACCCGCAACGTCGTGATCGTGACCGACTCCGACGGTCGCGAGGGCCTCGGCGAGGTGCCGGGCGGCGAGCCGATTCGCAAGACGATCGAGGAGGCGGGGGCTGAGCTCATCGGCAAGCCGGTCGCGCAGTTCCGCACCCTGCTGCGCGAGGTCGGCGAGCGCTTCTCCGACCGCGACGCGGGCGGCCGCGGCCTGCAGACCTTCGATCTGCGCACCACGGTGCACGCCGTCACTGGCCTCGAGTCGGCCCTGCTCGACGTGCACGCGCAGTTCCTCGGCATCACCGTCGCCGAGCTGCTCGGCGGCCAGCACCGCTCGAGCGTGCCGATGCTCGGCTACCTCTTCTACGTCGCCGACCCCGACCGCACCGACCTCGGCTACCTGCGCGAGCAAGATGCGAGCGACGAGTGGTTCCGCCTGCGCCGCGAAGAGGCGATGGACCCGGACGGCATCGTCGCCCTCGCGAAGGCGGCGGCGAACCGCTACGGCTTCAAGGACTTCAAGCTCAAGGGCGGCGTGCTCGACGGCAACTCGGAGGCCGACGCGGTCACCGCGCTCAAGGAGGCGTTCCCCGACGCCCGCATCACGCTCGACCCGAACGGCGGCTGGCTGCTCGACGACGCCGTCAAGCTCGCCGACCGCCTGCGCCCCGTGCTCGCATACGCCGAAGACCCGGTCGGGGCCGAGGGCCGCTTCTCGGGCCGCGAGGTGATGTCGGAGTTCAAGCGCCGCACCGGCCTGCGCACCGCGACGAACATGATCGCGACCGACTGGCGCGAGATGTCGCACGCCGTGCGCACCAACGCCGTCGACATCCCGCTCGCCGACCCGCACTTCTGGACGATGGCGGGCTCGACCCGTGTCGCGCAGCTCTGCCACGACTTCGACCTCACGTGGGGTTCGCACTCGAACAACCACTTCGACATCTCGCTCGCGATGTTCACCCAGGTCGGCGCCGCGGCGCCCGGCGAGATCACCGCGCTCGACACGCACTGGATCTGGCAGGACGGCCAGGGCCTGACGAAGCAGCCGCTCGAGATTCGCGGCGGCGAGATCGCCGTGCCGAACAAGGCCGGCCTCGGCATCGAGCTCGACCGTGACCGCCTGCAGGAGGCGCACGAGCTCTACGTGCAGCACGGCCTCGGCTCGCGCGACGACGCGATCGGCATGCAGTACCTTATCGAGGGCTGGTCGTTCGACCCGAAGAGCCCCTGCCTCGTGCGCTAG
- a CDS encoding gluconate:H+ symporter, with product MPLVIVGIAVLLLLVLMMKFKLNGFIALMIVAVLVALWGVATGNLMADGEPLGLGDIPGLLEDGLGSQLGGTAIVIGLGAMIGRVMGDAGAAQRIAMAILNAFGPKGVQWAMVISSMLIGVTMFYEVAFVIVVPVAFTLARATKVNLLWVGLPMSISLSTMHSFLPPHPGPTAVAGMYDASVGLTLAYGLLIAIPAGVLVAMVWPRLPFVRKINPSIPEGLVSDKEFTDEELPSRWASFAVAIFPIILIAGSEVIVMTEPSSEALVSTLKFIGSTPIALLITLLLAIIVFGPLNGRSLKDVATSMASAAKAMAMILLVIGAGGAFKEVLTSAGISDYIADTAGGWDLNPLILAWLIAAILRIALGSATVAVSTAAGIAAPLVAVSGVSPELMVLATACGSIAFSHVNDPGFWMFKEYFNLSVSDAIKVRTTYTTTLAVLGIIGVLILSTFITA from the coding sequence TTGCCCCTAGTAATCGTTGGAATCGCAGTCTTGCTGCTGCTCGTGTTGATGATGAAGTTCAAGCTGAACGGCTTCATCGCACTCATGATCGTCGCCGTGCTCGTCGCCCTCTGGGGCGTCGCGACCGGCAACTTGATGGCCGATGGCGAGCCGCTTGGGCTCGGCGATATCCCCGGCCTGCTGGAAGACGGTCTCGGCAGTCAGCTCGGTGGCACCGCCATCGTGATCGGCCTCGGCGCGATGATCGGTCGCGTCATGGGCGACGCGGGTGCGGCACAGCGCATCGCCATGGCGATTCTCAACGCGTTCGGCCCGAAGGGCGTGCAGTGGGCGATGGTCATCTCGTCGATGCTCATCGGTGTGACCATGTTCTACGAGGTCGCGTTCGTCATCGTCGTGCCCGTCGCCTTCACGCTCGCCCGCGCGACCAAGGTGAACCTGCTCTGGGTCGGTCTGCCGATGTCGATCTCGCTGTCGACGATGCACTCGTTCCTGCCCCCGCACCCCGGCCCGACCGCGGTCGCCGGCATGTACGACGCCTCCGTCGGCCTCACCCTCGCCTACGGCCTGCTCATCGCAATTCCCGCTGGTGTGCTCGTCGCCATGGTGTGGCCGCGCCTGCCGTTCGTGCGCAAGATCAACCCGTCGATCCCCGAGGGCCTCGTCTCCGACAAGGAGTTCACCGACGAAGAGCTGCCCTCGCGCTGGGCCTCGTTCGCCGTCGCGATCTTCCCGATCATCCTCATCGCCGGCTCCGAGGTCATCGTCATGACCGAACCGAGCTCCGAGGCACTCGTCAGCACGCTCAAGTTCATCGGTTCGACGCCGATCGCCCTGCTCATCACGCTGCTCCTCGCGATCATCGTCTTCGGCCCGTTGAACGGCCGCTCGCTCAAGGACGTCGCGACCTCGATGGCCTCGGCGGCCAAGGCGATGGCGATGATCCTTCTCGTCATCGGTGCCGGTGGCGCGTTCAAGGAGGTGCTCACTTCGGCGGGCATCTCGGACTACATCGCCGACACGGCCGGTGGTTGGGACCTCAACCCGCTCATCCTCGCCTGGCTCATCGCGGCCATCCTCCGCATCGCGCTCGGCTCGGCCACGGTGGCCGTGTCGACCGCGGCCGGCATCGCCGCGCCCCTCGTGGCGGTCAGCGGTGTCTCGCCAGAACTCATGGTGCTCGCCACCGCCTGCGGTTCGATTGCGTTCAGCCACGTGAACGACCCTGGGTTCTGGATGTTCAAGGAATACTTCAACCTCAGCGTGAGCGACGCCATCAAGGTGCGCACCACGTACACGACGACGCTTGCCGTGCTCGGCATCATCGGCGTGCTTATCCTCAGCACCTTCATCACGGCGTAA
- a CDS encoding GNAT family N-acetyltransferase, producing the protein MQVTITSLEMLAPPAAVPRVVPADVRIDRAVEVSPEFARYLYGLVGGPWHWTDRLGWTREQWAEELAVPGTEFLVLVGDGQPLGYVHLQPQPRGADAQVEVRYFGLAEGAIGRGLGGLLLEHAVAAAWTLGERFDLPAVTRVWVHTCSLDGPAALANYRARGFVDCGIETEEQVVADAPLGSWRSLGGPVAGRRESRHLSEIVHASPRAVWSFASDPDNLPRWAAGLAQAPVRRRGEQLVVDSPMGEVTVEFVGTNDLGVLDHVVTLPSGEAVLNPVRVLEHPVGAELVFTVRQRDMTLAEFDRDCAAVAADLARLRTLVESAAAAATH; encoded by the coding sequence ATGCAGGTCACGATCACGTCCCTCGAAATGCTCGCGCCACCGGCTGCGGTGCCACGCGTCGTGCCAGCCGACGTGCGCATCGACCGGGCTGTTGAGGTGTCGCCCGAGTTCGCGCGGTACTTGTATGGCCTGGTGGGCGGGCCGTGGCACTGGACCGACCGGCTTGGTTGGACGCGCGAACAGTGGGCAGAGGAGCTCGCGGTGCCGGGCACCGAGTTCTTGGTGCTCGTCGGCGACGGCCAGCCGCTCGGGTATGTGCACCTGCAGCCGCAGCCCCGCGGGGCGGATGCGCAGGTCGAGGTGCGGTACTTTGGCCTCGCCGAGGGTGCGATCGGTCGCGGGCTCGGTGGGCTGCTGCTCGAGCACGCCGTTGCGGCGGCGTGGACGCTGGGTGAACGCTTCGATCTGCCGGCCGTGACACGGGTCTGGGTGCACACCTGCTCGCTCGACGGGCCGGCGGCGCTCGCAAATTATCGGGCGCGAGGCTTTGTCGATTGCGGCATCGAGACCGAGGAGCAGGTGGTGGCGGATGCGCCGCTCGGCTCCTGGCGTTCGCTCGGCGGCCCGGTCGCCGGCCGCCGCGAGAGCCGGCACCTCAGCGAGATCGTACACGCGAGCCCGCGCGCGGTCTGGAGCTTCGCATCCGACCCCGACAATCTGCCGCGCTGGGCGGCCGGGCTCGCGCAGGCGCCGGTGCGCCGCCGCGGCGAGCAGCTCGTCGTCGATTCCCCCATGGGCGAGGTGACCGTCGAGTTCGTCGGCACGAACGATCTCGGCGTGCTCGACCACGTCGTGACCCTGCCAAGCGGCGAGGCCGTGCTCAACCCGGTGCGCGTGCTCGAGCATCCGGTCGGCGCCGAGCTCGTGTTCACGGTGCGCCAGCGCGACATGACCCTCGCCGAGTTCGACCGCGACTGCGCGGCCGTCGCGGCCGACCTCGCCCGCCTCCGCACCCTCGTTGAGTCTGCCGCCGCCGCTGCCACCCACTGA
- a CDS encoding SDR family NAD(P)-dependent oxidoreductase, producing MDLQLTDRVVLVVGGNGTLGSVIVRRLEAEGATVVSASRSGAGGLTLDASDDESVRAGFASVLAEHGRLDGVVITAAPPAKTLDAARHADPDQVREAIEGKSLTFLRVANAALEVMGEAGYGRIVGISGQNARLTGNVSAAVRNAALNVAAKTLADSVAGSGITVNTVNPGNVVAEPDPEIGAGKPGQSTPGDTANLVAFLVSPLTGGISGEAIALGHRVRGVADL from the coding sequence ATGGATCTGCAACTCACTGACCGCGTTGTGCTCGTCGTTGGCGGTAACGGCACCCTCGGCAGCGTTATCGTGCGCCGCCTCGAAGCCGAGGGGGCGACGGTCGTGTCGGCCTCGCGCAGCGGCGCCGGCGGGCTGACACTCGATGCGAGCGACGACGAGTCGGTGCGCGCGGGCTTCGCGTCGGTGCTCGCGGAGCACGGCCGGCTCGACGGCGTCGTGATTACCGCGGCGCCGCCCGCGAAGACGCTCGACGCGGCGCGGCACGCCGACCCGGATCAGGTGCGCGAGGCGATCGAGGGTAAGTCGCTCACGTTCCTGCGCGTGGCGAACGCGGCGCTCGAGGTGATGGGCGAGGCGGGCTACGGCCGCATCGTCGGCATTTCGGGGCAGAACGCGCGCCTCACCGGCAACGTCAGCGCGGCCGTGCGCAACGCCGCGCTCAACGTCGCGGCGAAGACGCTCGCCGACTCGGTCGCGGGCAGCGGCATCACGGTGAACACGGTGAACCCCGGCAACGTTGTCGCCGAGCCGGACCCCGAGATCGGTGCCGGCAAGCCGGGACAGAGCACGCCCGGCGACACCGCGAACCTGGTGGCGTTCTTGGTTTCGCCGCTCACGGGTGGCATCTCGGGCGAGGCGATCGCCCTCGGCCACCGCGTGCGCGGCGTCGCCGACCTGTAG
- a CDS encoding FMN-binding negative transcriptional regulator, with amino-acid sequence MRHTPHFLLTDPAEVKRLIRENPWATFVSNTANGLLASHYPVILDESADDIVLLSHFGRPDDAALELGEHELLVIIQGPHDYVSPSWYDEGQVVPTWNHVTAHLYGVPEILSDEENYEVLSNLTDHFEQHFPQGRRLADDPEGTRRMAKGTTGLRMRVTRFDARAKLSQNKAEHVVERVTNELDARNPRLAREMRQAREEPDARG; translated from the coding sequence ATGCGTCACACTCCGCACTTCCTGCTCACCGACCCCGCCGAAGTGAAGCGACTCATCCGCGAGAACCCGTGGGCAACGTTTGTGTCGAACACCGCGAACGGTCTCCTCGCCTCGCACTACCCGGTGATCCTCGACGAATCGGCCGACGACATCGTGCTCCTCTCGCACTTCGGCCGCCCCGACGACGCGGCGCTCGAGCTCGGCGAGCACGAACTACTCGTGATCATTCAGGGCCCGCACGACTACGTCTCGCCCAGCTGGTACGACGAGGGCCAGGTGGTGCCTACCTGGAATCACGTCACCGCCCACCTCTACGGCGTGCCCGAGATCCTCAGCGACGAGGAGAACTACGAGGTGCTCTCGAACCTCACCGACCACTTCGAGCAGCACTTCCCCCAGGGCCGCCGCCTCGCCGACGACCCCGAGGGTACGCGGCGCATGGCGAAGGGCACGACGGGCCTTCGGATGCGCGTGACCCGCTTCGACGCGCGGGCCAAGTTGAGCCAGAACAAGGCCGAGCACGTCGTCGAGCGCGTCACGAACGAACTGGATGCCCGCAACCCGCGGCTCGCGCGCGAGATGCGGCAGGCGCGCGAGGAGCCCGATGCGCGTGGCTGA
- a CDS encoding SRPBCC family protein, whose product MPLVSTETDESKLHVDWVIDAPVIRAWETLTAPSHIGEWLGTVVSGSISSGSSFAIDHGDGYLCESTVVKCDVLSSLTYSWKFPDEPRTDVAWSMTPHGDGTRLTLTHSGLTDLVSSYRDGWLAHLTFLEGSALGTPLPWSMFWPIHATIVRLNSLG is encoded by the coding sequence ATGCCGTTAGTTTCGACAGAGACCGACGAGTCAAAGTTGCATGTCGACTGGGTCATCGACGCTCCAGTCATCCGCGCATGGGAGACCCTGACCGCGCCGTCTCACATAGGAGAGTGGCTCGGGACGGTCGTCTCGGGCTCGATTTCTTCGGGGTCGTCGTTCGCGATCGACCATGGCGACGGCTACCTATGTGAGTCGACGGTTGTGAAGTGTGACGTCTTGAGTTCGTTGACCTATTCGTGGAAGTTCCCCGATGAGCCTCGCACCGATGTCGCGTGGAGCATGACTCCTCATGGCGACGGGACGAGGCTCACGTTGACCCACTCCGGTCTCACCGACCTCGTCAGTTCGTATCGCGACGGTTGGCTTGCGCACCTAACATTCCTCGAAGGGTCAGCGCTCGGGACACCCTTGCCTTGGTCGATGTTCTGGCCGATCCATGCAACGATCGTTCGTCTAAATTCGCTGGGCTGA
- a CDS encoding LLM class flavin-dependent oxidoreductase yields MATKIGFLSFGHWMDVPGSQVRTASDVLHQAIDLAVGAEEVGIDGAYFRVHHFAQQHSAPFPLLSAIGARTSKIELGTGVIDMRYENPLYMAEDAAVADLIADGRLQLGVSRGSPEPVIAGYRAFGHIPDEGDTDGADMARHATDVFLRAIDGAGVANPDPRRSHSVDAQPIMPRSPGLRDRIWWGAGSRKTAVWAAEQGLNLMSSTLLTEDTGAEMGDAQAEQIRQFREAWREAGHARTPRVSVSRSIIPIIDDESRRYFGVRAQAESVDQVGYIDVGEIARFGRSYIGEPDALVEQLRQDAAVQEADTVLVTVPNALGVDFNLRQLDVISREIRPALG; encoded by the coding sequence ATGGCAACCAAGATCGGCTTTCTCTCGTTCGGGCACTGGATGGACGTGCCCGGCTCGCAGGTGCGCACCGCGAGCGACGTCCTGCACCAGGCAATTGACCTCGCGGTCGGCGCAGAGGAGGTCGGCATCGACGGTGCCTACTTCCGCGTGCATCACTTCGCGCAGCAGCACTCGGCTCCGTTCCCGCTGCTCAGCGCGATCGGCGCGCGCACGTCGAAGATCGAGCTCGGCACGGGCGTCATCGACATGCGCTACGAGAACCCGCTCTACATGGCCGAGGATGCGGCGGTCGCCGACCTCATCGCCGACGGTCGCCTGCAGCTCGGCGTGAGCCGCGGCTCACCCGAGCCGGTCATCGCGGGCTACCGCGCGTTCGGGCACATCCCCGACGAAGGCGACACCGACGGTGCCGACATGGCCCGCCACGCCACCGACGTCTTCCTGCGCGCGATCGACGGCGCCGGCGTCGCAAACCCCGACCCGCGCCGCTCGCACTCGGTCGACGCGCAGCCGATCATGCCGCGGTCGCCAGGACTGCGCGACCGCATCTGGTGGGGCGCCGGCTCGCGCAAGACGGCCGTCTGGGCCGCCGAGCAGGGCCTCAACCTCATGTCCTCCACTCTGCTCACCGAAGACACCGGGGCTGAGATGGGGGATGCGCAGGCCGAGCAGATCCGCCAGTTCCGCGAGGCCTGGCGCGAGGCCGGGCATGCCCGCACCCCGCGCGTGAGCGTCTCGCGCAGCATCATCCCGATCATCGACGACGAGTCGCGCCGCTACTTCGGCGTGCGCGCGCAGGCCGAGTCGGTCGACCAGGTCGGCTACATCGACGTCGGTGAGATCGCCCGCTTCGGCCGCAGCTACATCGGGGAGCCGGATGCGCTGGTCGAGCAGCTGCGCCAGGACGCAGCCGTGCAGGAGGCCGACACGGTGCTCGTGACAGTGCCGAACGCGCTTGGCGTCGACTTCAACCTGCGCCAGCTCGACGTCATCTCGCGCGAGATACGCCCGGCACTCGGCTGA
- a CDS encoding immunity 22 family protein gives MLDFIDRFADPRFVADKQLRCSAIWVGVVENDPAFVEYLSPDDVDESQFVADAGDDYYDVDFLEAGFSETRPADAVIAELAGDRDLSAEQVAKLRQAAAERGVTEANAWIILEQHVYEGDATVDFGGLALFGDVEYCEPEPVESASPA, from the coding sequence ATGCTTGACTTCATCGACCGGTTTGCTGACCCGCGCTTTGTCGCCGACAAGCAGCTTCGGTGCTCCGCGATCTGGGTGGGCGTTGTCGAGAACGACCCGGCGTTCGTCGAGTATCTGTCGCCCGATGACGTCGACGAGAGCCAGTTCGTCGCTGACGCCGGCGACGACTATTACGACGTCGACTTTCTCGAGGCCGGCTTCAGCGAGACCCGCCCCGCCGACGCCGTCATCGCCGAGCTCGCGGGCGACCGTGACCTCAGCGCCGAGCAGGTCGCGAAGCTCCGCCAGGCGGCAGCCGAGCGCGGTGTGACCGAGGCGAACGCCTGGATCATCCTCGAGCAGCACGTCTACGAGGGCGACGCCACCGTCGACTTCGGCGGCCTCGCCTTGTTCGGCGACGTCGAATATTGCGAGCCCGAGCCGGTCGAGAGCGCCAGCCCAGCGTAG
- a CDS encoding type II toxin-antitoxin system RelE family toxin, translating to MLECGERRRILKAIDTLAHDPRPSGCKQLKGGADELRVRVGDFRVLYDVNDAEVVILVLRVGHRREIYR from the coding sequence GTGCTCGAGTGTGGTGAGCGGAGACGCATCCTCAAGGCCATCGACACGCTGGCCCACGATCCTCGCCCTTCCGGGTGCAAGCAGCTCAAAGGCGGTGCGGACGAGCTGCGCGTTCGTGTGGGCGACTTTCGCGTTCTCTACGACGTGAACGATGCCGAGGTCGTGATTCTCGTGCTCCGCGTCGGTCACCGTCGCGAGATATATCGCTGA
- a CDS encoding uridine kinase, translating into MGASTQRLEVVSQLWHELQRVRPDSRALIALDGFDGAGKSHLSSEIAECARSTGGRPLVRVSIDGFHHPRSVRRAGGNGPEGFYRASYRYPDFRRCVVEPLRSGAPITSAIWDVARDEPVVAAPVTVPPHAIVLVDGIFLHRPELIDVWDATVWLEVPFAVSVPRGNARFADEHDADPEAPSNHRYVQGQRLYLQEAQPSAHADWVFDNTDLTRPQLRARNGFSAPSSVARPSLLARRAPVRHWGA; encoded by the coding sequence ATGGGTGCATCGACACAACGGTTGGAGGTCGTGTCGCAGCTCTGGCACGAGCTCCAACGCGTGCGACCCGATTCACGGGCGTTAATTGCGCTCGACGGGTTCGACGGGGCTGGCAAGTCGCATCTGTCGTCCGAAATTGCCGAGTGCGCTCGGTCCACCGGCGGTCGACCGCTTGTTCGCGTCAGTATCGATGGCTTCCACCATCCGCGATCCGTGCGCCGCGCGGGCGGGAACGGTCCCGAAGGTTTCTATCGCGCCTCATACCGGTACCCGGATTTCCGTCGATGTGTAGTCGAGCCACTGCGCAGCGGTGCGCCGATCACGTCGGCGATCTGGGACGTCGCGCGAGACGAGCCGGTGGTCGCCGCCCCGGTTACCGTGCCTCCACACGCGATCGTGCTCGTTGATGGCATATTCCTGCACCGGCCCGAACTCATCGACGTCTGGGACGCGACGGTCTGGCTCGAGGTGCCCTTCGCCGTCAGCGTCCCGCGTGGGAATGCGCGCTTCGCCGATGAGCATGATGCAGACCCAGAAGCACCGTCGAACCACCGGTATGTGCAAGGGCAGCGACTCTATCTGCAAGAAGCGCAGCCCAGCGCCCACGCTGACTGGGTCTTCGACAACACCGATCTCACACGGCCACAGCTGCGAGCTCGCAACGGGTTCAGCGCACCGTCCTCAGTTGCGCGGCCCTCGCTTCTCGCGCGACGGGCACCAGTGCGACACTGGGGGGCATGA
- a CDS encoding HhH-GPD-type base excision DNA repair protein, whose product MTSVYLSTDPKADELLATDRFALLVGMLLDQQVPMETAFAGPQKLVERLGEFSPGALAALDEDALLAAFKLTPAVHRFPGSMATRVQSLARAIVDDYDGDTAAIWTAPGKTGGAPTGAEVLLRLKALPGFGEQKAKIFLALLGKQFGLEAEGWREAAGDYGPEDAFRSIADVVDETSLQRVRETKKALKAAAKKGQS is encoded by the coding sequence ATGACGAGCGTGTACCTCTCGACCGATCCGAAGGCCGACGAACTGTTGGCCACCGACCGCTTCGCACTGCTCGTGGGCATGCTCCTCGACCAGCAGGTGCCGATGGAGACCGCGTTCGCCGGCCCCCAGAAGCTCGTCGAGCGGCTCGGCGAGTTCTCGCCCGGAGCGCTGGCGGCACTCGATGAGGATGCGCTGCTCGCGGCATTCAAGCTGACGCCGGCCGTGCACCGCTTCCCCGGCTCGATGGCTACCCGCGTGCAGTCGCTCGCCCGCGCGATCGTCGACGACTACGACGGCGACACGGCCGCGATCTGGACGGCGCCCGGCAAGACCGGCGGCGCACCGACAGGCGCCGAGGTGCTGCTTCGGCTCAAGGCGCTGCCAGGCTTCGGCGAGCAGAAGGCGAAGATCTTCCTCGCACTGCTTGGCAAGCAGTTCGGACTCGAAGCCGAGGGCTGGCGCGAGGCAGCGGGCGACTACGGCCCCGAAGACGCCTTCCGCTCGATCGCCGACGTGGTCGACGAGACCTCGCTGCAGCGCGTGCGCGAGACAAAGAAGGCGCTGAAGGCCGCGGCCAAGAAGGGGCAATCATGA
- a CDS encoding GNAT family N-acetyltransferase translates to MSKADITVRPIEASDEPRWRELFRGYRAFYQQPDSEDAVSRVWSWVTDPNHEVTGLAAVAEGRVVAMAHYRRFARPSTASVGIWLDDLFTEPDIRGGGAARALITRVREIAGAEGCSVVRGITAEDNHRAQALYDQLASRTNWVTYDAAPLT, encoded by the coding sequence ATGAGCAAAGCAGACATCACCGTGCGGCCGATCGAGGCGAGCGACGAGCCGCGCTGGCGCGAGCTGTTCCGCGGCTATCGGGCGTTCTACCAGCAACCCGACAGTGAGGATGCGGTCTCCCGCGTCTGGTCGTGGGTCACTGATCCGAACCACGAAGTGACCGGCCTCGCCGCCGTCGCCGAGGGCCGCGTCGTCGCGATGGCCCACTACCGACGCTTCGCCCGCCCCTCCACCGCATCCGTGGGAATCTGGCTCGATGATCTCTTCACCGAGCCCGACATTCGCGGCGGCGGTGCCGCCCGAGCGCTCATCACGCGGGTTCGCGAAATCGCAGGCGCGGAAGGATGCTCGGTCGTGCGCGGCATCACGGCCGAGGACAACCACCGGGCGCAGGCGCTCTACGACCAGCTCGCGAGCCGCACGAACTGGGTAACCTACGACGCGGCCCCGCTGACTTAG
- a CDS encoding MFS transporter, with amino-acid sequence MTNLASAPARETHAPHPNRRARKAALAGFLGSALEYYDFFIYTTAASLVFSHVFFTSDTPTVALIQSFAVLGVGYVFRPFGAFLFGHLGDRIGRRNTLVATLTLMGIATFSIGLLPTYEQAGIWAPIMLTLLRILQGISAGGETAGASSLSIEEAPVGRRAFFGSFTATGLSAGMVLSTAVFIPIQAMDAVARDAWGWRIPFLASLIVLIFAYVVRRTLDESSEFTRHRQDTSFTSTGRVPFWLMLRTHPIPFISVALMSVQILIYTYLQGFGIAFATQIGTVAPTTILTALAVGNLIAIGTQPWLALLADRIGRKPVAITGQAVSGILVFPFFHSLSTGNVPLIYLTTALIVGFSYAAANSLFTSWFAEQFHARVRYSGLAVALQAGALIAGFSPTIGAALVNGEPSRWMVGASVAAIGAGLAVVGSLIARETYRTPLGELGNPVA; translated from the coding sequence GTGACCAACCTCGCCAGTGCGCCCGCGCGCGAAACCCACGCCCCGCATCCGAATCGCCGTGCCCGCAAGGCCGCGCTCGCCGGCTTCCTCGGCAGCGCGCTCGAGTACTACGACTTCTTCATCTACACGACCGCCGCGTCGCTCGTGTTCAGCCACGTGTTCTTCACCTCCGACACCCCGACGGTCGCGCTGATCCAGTCGTTCGCCGTGCTCGGCGTCGGCTACGTGTTTCGGCCGTTCGGCGCGTTCCTCTTCGGCCATCTCGGCGACCGCATTGGCCGACGCAACACGCTCGTCGCGACGCTCACGCTCATGGGCATCGCGACCTTCAGCATCGGCCTGCTGCCGACCTACGAGCAGGCGGGCATCTGGGCGCCGATCATGCTCACGCTGCTGCGGATCCTGCAGGGCATCTCGGCCGGCGGCGAGACCGCGGGCGCCTCGTCGCTCTCGATCGAGGAGGCCCCCGTCGGTCGCCGCGCGTTCTTCGGCAGCTTCACGGCGACCGGCCTAAGCGCCGGCATGGTGCTGTCGACCGCGGTGTTCATCCCGATTCAGGCGATGGATGCTGTTGCCCGCGACGCGTGGGGCTGGCGCATCCCATTCCTTGCCTCGCTCATCGTGCTCATCTTCGCCTACGTGGTTCGGCGCACCCTTGACGAGTCATCGGAGTTCACTCGCCACCGTCAAGACACCTCGTTCACATCGACCGGCCGCGTGCCGTTCTGGTTGATGCTGCGCACGCACCCGATTCCCTTCATCTCGGTCGCGCTCATGAGCGTGCAGATTCTCATTTACACCTACCTGCAGGGCTTCGGCATCGCGTTTGCGACGCAGATCGGCACCGTCGCCCCCACCACGATCCTCACTGCGCTCGCGGTCGGCAACCTCATCGCCATCGGCACGCAGCCGTGGCTCGCGCTGCTTGCCGACCGCATCGGCCGCAAGCCGGTCGCGATCACGGGGCAGGCGGTCTCGGGAATCCTCGTGTTCCCCTTCTTCCACTCGCTCTCGACCGGCAACGTGCCGCTGATTTACCTCACCACCGCACTCATTGTTGGGTTCAGCTACGCCGCCGCCAACAGCCTGTTCACGAGCTGGTTCGCCGAGCAGTTCCACGCCCGTGTGCGCTATTCGGGCCTCGCGGTGGCGCTCCAGGCGGGCGCGCTCATCGCCGGCTTCTCGCCGACAATCGGCGCGGCCCTCGTCAACGGCGAACCGAGCCGCTGGATGGTCGGGGCGTCGGTTGCGGCGATTGGCGCGGGTCTCGCTGTGGTCGGTTCGCTGATCGCGCGGGAGACGTACCGAACGCCGCTCGGCGAGCTCGGCAACCCGGTGGCGTAA